In Syngnathus scovelli strain Florida chromosome 12, RoL_Ssco_1.2, whole genome shotgun sequence, the genomic window AGCTCACTTTAGCATGGCCTCCTCCTTTGCTTCTTCCTCCCGTTGCCGAGCCAGCACAGCCATGATGATCTTCCTCTCGTCCTCGGTCAAGTGGCTCAAGTCGGGCTCTGGGATGGCCTGAGCGACGGGTGGACCCCGAGGGCCTACTGAGGCAAACATCTTGCCGACCACCACCCTCCTCTTCCTTCCCCTCGATTGGGATCACGGATCACGAAAACCCGCTGGCGGAGCCCACGGATCACGACATGGCCCGCGGATGAAGCAGTCTAAGGAGCGACTGATGCGGAGTTCCCATGGCGGTTGGGGGGGAGGCACCCGGCGCGGCAGCGGcgagggcggcggcggcggcggtgtgaTAGTAGCTATGACAGCGATGGTGATTGTGGTAGCGGCAATGTTCACGATTGACGTTATTGCCTCTCCTTTTCCCTCTTGTAGCTCCGGTGTcgaacccccaccccccctcccacccgccCGCCTTTCCCCTCCACCACCTCCGTTTCACGGGGAGCCCATTTCTCCGGCGGTCGGTGCGGACTATGGCACACGGGGATGATCTTGGTTCCGGCCGAGCAAAGGAGAGGGAGGTAGCAACGGAAGGCGGTCTCCGCTCGACCACTGGCCTGGCTGCGTCGCTGCAAGGCGAGGCAGACACTTCTTGCTGATGCTGATGCTGATGCTGATGCTGCTGTCAAGGAGACAGAGCCGTCAATGGGACCGCAGCCCCTCGAGCGCGTTCACTTCTTTTGCAGCAGGAACGCGCCGCCCTAATTTGAGAATGGGGGGCTCCGCTCGCCGGGAAAATGCGCGCTCACGGCAGCCTGTCGCACGTATCAAAATAAAGGGTTTCCTCAGGGGCGAGATATCAGGTTTTCCCGTCCCCAGTTGACAGTTGTCTAACGGCCTAACAGccttaaaaacacatgcaagtgttttgtttttactgtaTTTGGGGCTCATTTGGACAATGCATGCCTGCGAGATAAACTCAATTCAATAATAACCTTAATCATTTATGTGATTAACTTCATGTAGTATGCTCAATCATCTGCTGCTCTTTAGACTCCTGTCTCTTTAAGGCTTAAACGTCCCCCGCAAGAGAACACCTTTTTCTTATTGGTCAGCTGTACGTATCCTATAAAGGGCCGTCACACTATTGAAGATTTCTCTGTCATTTACAGTAAAACTAGAACAACATACTTTGGCTTAGTGCATTCAACAATTACAGTAAATTCCCTCCATCGTGGGTGGTGCGTTCCTGACCACCCCTgtaataagtgaaatccgcgatatAAAAATCCCCCATTTAAATAGACATGTTTTTGTAGCACTTACGACACTGTGTTTGTAAAACAGTAATACTGATCCATTCACATGAAAACATGCTTTAGGATCATGGCACCATTGACAGTATACCAGCAGTTTATTCGTGgtcctttttttcccctagaTGTTCACAACCAGCACTTTATTTTTTACTACCAGCAAAAAGTTATAATTAACCTATTGCCATTCATACAACAGAGTAAGTTGTGGCTTCTAATCAGATTTGTTCAATGAAACAGACCCATATTTCACACAATAATTCAATTGGAAAGAAAACATTGTAAGTGAAACACGTGATCATCACTATTTTATTATCCCGTTGTGACATACTATGTATTTGTTTGGGGTAGCTCATGCTTCTGGGGCGTGTTATAGGTCCGCCGTTAGGGGGCGCCGTGCACCTtccatgtttgtttttattcgcCTGATGGTAGCAGAgtacacatttcattttttgattTGCTGAGCAAGCGGAGGAAAAGGAAGCGGTTCGTTAACTTGAAGTCGTATCCATATGGAATCAAGAGACCTTTTGGTAAGTGGTTGCTTTTTATAACATGAAACGTTAATAAATAAAAGGTTACGCAAGCTGGTCACCTGACCCTTTTTACAATACGTATTCGTACTGAAATGTCGATTTCTGCATGATTTCCTTCCTTCTCTAAAAAGCATTATTTTCTTgcattattatttgtatttataataAGTGTTTTATTATTGCAGGCGGGCTTTGTTGCTCGATATTTGCAGTCATAACATAAGTATATTGCCACAATTTCTTCCCTTCTTAGTTTGTGATCTGTATTTTAAGGAGAACATCTATTTacgtggctttttttttgtcttcgtgTTTGAAAATGCTCTTGCTTTAATTTGTTTTCTGCTGTCTGCTGTTTAGAAGATTAACCGCAGATAGCTCAGTTCTGCCTGACCGCATGCTCGTCACAAGAAAACAATGTTTCACTCCACATAAACATTAATAGTTTCCGTAAACttattctttctctctctgacGCCTCTGATAtgtcagtttgtttttaaaatgaaaagttATTTTCGGtatcatccattcattcattaattcTCTGCACTGGTTGTCCCTACAAGTGGAGCATATTATCATTATCATAAGAATATaatgatcattatcatcatttttGCAAGCTTGTCATCATTTGCTTTGTGTCGGCCTATACTTGTATACCTGGGTAAGGTATCATGAGGAAAAATATCAGTTATACCTCATTTTCTGCAGAGGTGATTGCCATGCTTCCTGTTATCGTAGTCCACGGAGGGGCTGGCGTTGTGCCAAATGAAAAGTCAAAGGAGTCCACTGCTGGGGTTTGCGCAGCGGCTCGATCCGGGTATGTCATCCTCCAGCGGAGGGGAAGCAGCATGGATGCTGTGGTTGAGGCTGTGACCAAGATGGAGAATAACCCCAGCTTCAATGCAGGTGAATTGGCAGCAATCTGCAACATTttgctcagttttttttttctgtttccctCAGGTGGTCACAGGGGACTTAAAAGTTgagtgctctgaaaaatatttgGGCAAAATGTTCAGCGAAGGTGAAACTGCCGTCATGCATGGGTCATCTGTGTGGTTATTGCACTGCTGTGGACTGGGCACGTTATAAAGACACTGGAGAATGCGTTATTCATTCATGAAGCTGTTGCACTGCCATCATTTTAAACTTACAATCCAATGTAACCCAATTCTCTTAATTGATCATGTTCCACCCAtacggcagtggagcaaccgataCCTCGTAAAAGGATGAAAATTGCAATATTGCATATGTGGAATGCAGCAATGGAAATGTTGGTAAAACAAAATTGTTGAAATTGTtgattgtttgaaaaaaatactgTATACTTATGTGGAAATGAATCCCAAATTAGACTATCAAGCAAAATTAAGGGGAACAGGCAGGCCATGGAGTGGCAAATCTGGAGCTTATTAAAAATTCCTGGTAGAGGAGCCAAATTCCCCAAAATAATGTCCAAAAAGCATAACAATGTGAACGAAAGGCTGCCATCAGGGGAATCAACTCTTCAGCATGAACTCACGTGATCTTGTGGTCTCACGGGTGCAGATTTCTGGACACGTACACCTGCATGCAtaactcttttttttattgtccatTGCCTACGTTCATTCAGTTCATTCATTTGGAGTTGTTCTTTTTTTAGGGTGTGGATCAGTGCTGACCAACAATGGCAATGTGGAAATGGATGCCATTGTGATGGATGGCAAAACACTGGGTTGTGGTGCTGTCTCTGCTGTACGCAATATAGCCAACCCTGTGCAGCTAGCAAGATTGGTCATGGAAAAGGTAAATAAACCATCTACAAGGAACGCTTGAAGTATTCTTGGTCCTTGCCTAGAAATGATTTTTAGTTGCaacaatcgtttttttttttctagcggtGTTATCACGGAATTGGTCATCTTACCTGTCAGTTATTATTAACTAGTCAAATAAGTAGTAGGGTGGCACTTAGTAGAGCCAACTTGAGATTCATTCACTTTTATATACATATGTTTTATCCAGCTCACGGACTTCTCTAAGAGGTCAAAAATGAGCACAGCTTGATTAAAAAGTATAGAggataatttttttctttttatgtggACTCATCTCACTTAATGCTAATACAATTATCAGCCAAATTTCAATTAAATGTACCATCAatagtttttaatgtttttaaaaatgaaatttataatattttctttcttctaGACCACACATACTTGTCTGACAGCTCATGGTGCTAATGAGTTTGCCCGGGCCATGGGTATCCCTGAGGTGCCCCAAGAATCCCTCATCACTAAATACGCCCGAATGCGGTGGGAAAAAAACCTGGCACCTGATGCCAACCCTGTGGAGTGCCAAATGTAAGTTATGTCATATAATGCCAATTTTAATCCCTTCTGATTGTTCCATTCCaaacgttttatttttatggacTTGATTATAAAACACAAAGCACATTGGACTTTGCTCTGTGTGTTTTCAAAGACACTCAAAGGAGCAGGTCTAGTTTACTGTGTTTGGGAATTTGGCTGACCACGTTGCTGGGACTTGACTGACACTAAAACCTCCATAATTTGATAGCCTTCCAAGTGTCTTTTCCAAATCTTCTCAAAGTCTTCAG contains:
- the asrgl1 gene encoding isoaspartyl peptidase/L-asparaginase isoform X1, with product MLPVIVVHGGAGVVPNEKSKESTAGVCAAARSGYVILQRRGSSMDAVVEAVTKMENNPSFNAGCGSVLTNNGNVEMDAIVMDGKTLGCGAVSAVRNIANPVQLARLVMEKTTHTCLTAHGANEFARAMGIPEVPQESLITKYARMRWEKNLAPDANPVECQMGKMGTVGAVAVDIEGNVACATSTGGILNKMEGRVGDTPCIGCGGFADNQVGAVSTTGHGEAIMKVTLARLILFHMEQGHSVEAASDLGLAYMKSRVQGLGGVVTVDPQGQWAARFSSLQMAWAAAQKDTLHYGLYTGENFTQGIDEP